The following coding sequences lie in one Pseudorca crassidens isolate mPseCra1 chromosome 2, mPseCra1.hap1, whole genome shotgun sequence genomic window:
- the S100PBP gene encoding S100P-binding protein isoform X2 gives MPCSLVPSEQSSGTSLLPKDNAPFSWDSLDEDGLDDSLLELSDGEDDGHFSFTEEEIQELLKDDDLSNEHFSWGGGLPNHDSRNVEKGGKGSQIPLDTPQEKNSLYSLGPEAETTSLFKLPQLNTSVGHGPTPPKPLNRRFALEKNLIKVTVAPFDPTVCNVVLDKDKTDTSKVTEKPSSLGEEMREDGLSLNESTICTESEGISLSNSAYDGSPLPFSNSNFQQTVSDKNMSDSKKPTPVFSQILDHSETPNTGSAWRNGSHKSSFEMRFPVVSSSSNKDVLDKDSGKLKVHEKRLGKVIPVLQTKTRTNIPTFSPSDLEKQKQSYLRNVIAHIEDPVDSNQG, from the exons ATGCCGTGCTCACTAGTGCCCTCTGAACAGTCTTCTGGTACCTCTCTTTTGCCTAAAGACAATGCCCCATTTTCTTGGGATTCCTTGGATGAGGACGGATTGGATGACTCCTTGCTGGAGCTGTCCGATGGGGAAGATGATGGCCATTTCAGTTTCACGGAGGAAGAGATTCAGGAACTCTTGAAGGATGATGACCTATCAAATGAGCACTTTTCTTGGGGAGGAGGCTTGCCTAACCATGACAGCAGGAATGTTgagaagggagggaaagggagtcAAATTCCACTTGATACTCCCCAAGAGAAAAATTCATTGTACAGCTTGGGACCAGAAGCTGAGACCACTAGCCTCTTCAAACTACCTCAACTAAATACATCAGTTGGTCATGGACCAACTCCTCCTAAACCATTGAACAGACGCTTTGCACTAGAAAAGAATCTTATAAAAGTTACAGTTGCACCATTTGATCCAACAGTTTGTAATGTTGTACTTGATAAGGACAAGACTGATACATCCAAAGTTACTGAAAAACCCTCCTCCCTTGGAGAAGAGATGAGAGAAGATGGTCTTAGCCTAAATGAGAGCACAATTTGCACAGAATCTGAAGGGATCAGCCTCAGTAACTCTGCCTATGATGGGTCCCCACTCCCTTTTTCAAACAGTAACTTTCAACAAACTGTCTCTGATAAAAATATGTCTGACAGTAAGAAACCTACACCTGTATTCTCTCAGATCTTGGACCATTCAGAAACTCCTAATACAGGGTCAGCCTGGAGAAATGGATCACATAAATCAAGTTTTGAAATGAGGTTTCCGGTTGTTTCCAGTTCATCAAACAAA GATGTTCTTGACAAGGATTCTGGGAAGCTGAAGGTCCATGAAAAAAGACTAGGCAAAGTCATTCCTGTTCTGCAAACCAAAACAAG GACTAATATTCCGACGTTTTCACCATCAGATCTAGAAAAGCAGAAGCAGAGTTATCTCAGGAATGTCATTGCTCATATAGAAGACCCAGTGGACTCTAACCAAG GATGA